One Hevea brasiliensis isolate MT/VB/25A 57/8 chromosome 5, ASM3005281v1, whole genome shotgun sequence genomic region harbors:
- the LOC110634355 gene encoding glucosamine 6-phosphate N-acetyltransferase, which produces MDGSNSLSSELKLQVRKLEKSDKSKGFIELLQQLTVCDSVSDKEFEERFQEISSYGNDHLICVIEDDRSGKIIATGSLFIEKKFIRNCGKVGHIEDVVVDSTARGQQLGKKIIGFLTDHAHSMGCYKVILDCSVENKAFYEKCGFKQKEIQMVKYFS; this is translated from the coding sequence ATGGATGGTAGTAACTCATTGAGTAGTGAGCTGAAGCTTCAAGTCCGCAAGTTGGAGAAATCAGACAAAAGCAAAGGTTTTATAGAGCTATTGCAACAACTAACTGTGTGTGATTCTGTATCAGACAAGGAATTTGAAGAGCGATTTCAAGAGATCAGCTCTTATGGCAATGACCATCTTATTTGTGTAATTGAAGATGATCGATCGGGGAAAATTATCGCAACTGGGAGTCTGTTTATTGAAAAGAAGTTCATAAGGAATTGTGGTAAAGTTGGGCACATTGAAGATGTTGTGGTTGATTCCACTGCTCGGGGGCAACAATTGGGAAAGAAAATTATTGGGTTCCTGACAGATCATGCCCATTCAATGGGGTGCTACAAGGTCATTCTTGATTGTAGTGTAGAGAACAAAGCATTTTATGAGAAGTGTGGATTCAAGCAAAAAGAAATTCAGATGGTTAAGTATTTCAGTTGA
- the LOC110634356 gene encoding histone H3.2 gives MARTKQTARKSTGGKAPRKQLATKAARKSAPATGGVKKPHRFRPGTVALREIRKYQKSTELLIRKLPFQRLVREIAQDFKTDLRFQSSAVAALQEAAEAYLVGLFEDTNLCAIHAKRVTIMPKDIQLARRIRGERA, from the coding sequence ATGGCTCGTACCAAGCAAACAGCAAGGAAATCAACCGGAGGGAAGGCACCACGGAAGCAGCTGGCAACGAAGGCAGCCAGGAAGTCAGCTCCTGCAACCGGAGGAGTGAAGAAACCTCATCGTTTCAGACCTGGAACGGTAGCATTGAGAGAGATTAGGAAGTATCAGAAGAGTACTGAGCTTCTGATCCGTAAGCTTCCATTTCAGAGGCTGGTGAGGGAAATTGCTCAGGATTTCAAGACAGATCTGAGGTTTCAAAGCAGTGCCGTTGCAGCTCTTCAGGAGGCTGCAGAAGCATACCTTGTGGGTCTTTTTGAGGACACAAATCTCTGTGCCATTCATGCCAAGAGGGTTACTATTATGCCCAAAGATATCCAGCTTGCAAGAAGGATTAGGGGTGAGAGAGCGTAG